GTCGTACCGGCTCCTGGTCAACAATGGCCAGGCCCTGCTCACCGCGGCGCTCGCCGGCCTCGGCCTGCTGCTGCAGCCGACGGCGCTCGTGCGGGACGCGGTCGCGGCGGGCCACCTGGTGCGGGTGCTGCCGGCCTACCGGCCGGTGTCACGGCCGATGCACCTGCTCTACGCACCCGATCGGCGGATCACCCCGAAGCTGCGCTCGTTCATCGATTTCGCGCTCGCCCACTTCGCCGGCCCGGCTCCCGCGGGTTGACGAGACCCGTCAGCGCGCCGCCACCACCCCGGCGCTGCGCAGGGTGCGGGATACGGTGGCGCGCATGTCGGCGAGGGTGAAGGGCTTCGTCAGCACGTCGGCCACGATCGCGTCGAGGCCGCGGGCGCGCTCGCGCTGGTCGGCAAAGCCCGTCATCAGCAGGATCGTGAGGTCCGGGTAGTCGCGCTTGGCCGCGAGCGCCAGGGCGATCCCGTCCATCAGCGGCATGCGGATGTCGGTCAGCATCAGGTCGAAAGCGGTCTCGGACAGGCGGTCGAGACCGTCGCTGCCGTCGACCGCCGTCACGACCATGTGGCCGTCCATCTCCAGCCCGCGCTTCAGGAAGCCGCGGATCGGTTCCTCGTCGTCGACCAGCAGGATGCGCGCCATGTCCTCTCGTCTCTCTGGGCCGAAAAACCGCGCGGATACGGCAGATGTGATCGGCCCGGCGCTGCCGGGTCAAGCCACCGCCGCAGCTGAGGTTCCGATTTCGTGCGGCGACGCCGCACGAAGCCCGGCGACGTTGCAATCGCGCATCGCTCCGGGCCCGCAACCCTGAGCCCAGATATCCTGATCCCGAAGCCCCGACCCGGGAATTTCAATCCTTGTCGAACAGATCGGGGCCCCCGTCGCCGTAATCGACGAGGCCGACATAGGGCAATTGCCGGAAGGCGTGGGCCACGTCCATCCCGTATCCGACCACGAACACGTCCGGGCAGGTGAAGCCGACGTAATCGGCATCCATCGTCACCGCGCGCTTGCCGGGTTTTTCCAGCAGGACGGTGGTGAGCACCCGCCGCGCGCCGCGGGCCATCAGGAGGTCCTTGGCGTAGACGAGGGTGCGGCCGGATTCGAGGATGTCGTCGATCAACAGCACGTCGCGCCCGCGCACCTCGCTCTCGACGTCGCGCAGGATCGCGACCTGGCCCGACGACACGGTCGCGGCGCGGTAGCTCGACAGGTGGATGAACTCGACCTGCGGCGCGAGGCCGGCCCGGTGCAGCGCCCGGATCAGGTCGGCGGCGAACATGAAGCTGCCCTTGAGCACTGCCACCACCAGAAGGTTCTCCAGGGGCTGGCTGGCGATGGCGCGGGCGATCTCCTCGTTGCGCTGCGCGATGGCGGATTCGTCGAAGAGGACGCGGACGCGGGGCAGGGGCGGGGTCATCGGTCTTTGAGGTTCGCCTGGGGGTTCATCGGAGCCCTCAGGCTGACGGCAGAATCCCCGCTGTCAACCGCGGCAAAGCGGACCAGCACCGCGCGCCCCTTGGCCGGAGCGTTCGGAAGCTCGGCGCGGAAGCGGGCGGATTCCTCGGGCTCCAGCCGGTCCCGCGGCGCCTCTGCGGTCCAGCGGAAGATCACCTGGCCGTGCTCGTCGCGCAGTTCGACGCGCAAGGGCGGCACCGGCACGGCCTCCTTCGAGGCGCTCACCACGTCGCCCTCGACCACGAGGCGGCCGACGCCTGAGGCATCCGGCACCTGGTAGGCGGCGACGTCCCGGAAGGTCAGGCCGCGCAGGTTCACCGGCAGGCCGATGCCGGCATAGAGCCGGGCGGTCTGGGGCAGGGCGCGCACGATTGCAGCGCGTCCCGCCGGCATGAGGGACAATCCGATCGCCGCACAGCCCGCGACCGCGAGCGCCGCCACGGCGAGGCGCCGGCGCGCGGGGGCCGCCTTCGCCTTCGCGGTGCGGGGGCCGGCCCGGCGCGGCGGGGCGGTCTCGGCGGCCGAGAACACCGCCTCGCCGGTGGGCGAGAGCTCGAGGCCCGGCTCAGGCGGGGGGGCGGCGACGAACCAGGGTTCGCGGCAGGCCGCGCAGCGCACGGTGCGCCCGGCCGGGCCGATCTGCTCGGGATCGAGCGTATATTCGCTTGCGCAGGCGGGGCAGACGATCAGCATGGCGAATCAGTCGGGCGCGGCACCGGGGCCGGACCACGACTCCTCACGCCACAGCCTTAATGCGTGGTAAAGCGGCGCGGACTATGAGGCGCCGGCGCATCGAAATCGCCCGAGCGTTCGCGGATCGGGACGCCTCGTGAGGCGATCGCGCATGGAGACCGGATGGACGCGAGAACGGACCGGGGGACCGGAAGCAGCCTGCTCGGCGGGATGGACGAGCCGGTGGTCCGGTTCGAGAATGTCGGGATGCGCTACGGGGTCGGCCCCGAGATCCTGAGCGACATCAGCTTCACCATCGCGCCGCATTCGTTCCAGTTCCTCACCGGCCCGTCGGGCGCCGGCAAGACGACGCTCTTGCGCCTGATCCTGCTCTCGGTGCGGCCGAGCCGCGGCCTCGTCTCGGTGTTCGGCGAGGAGGTGAGCGGCATCTCGAGCGGCGCGCTCACATCCTTGCGCCGGCGCATGGGCGTGGTGTTCCAGGATTTCCGCCTGCTCGACCACCTCACCACCTACGAGAACGTCGCCCTGCCTCTGCGCGTCCAGGGCCGGGCCGAGACGAGCTACCGGGCCGAGGTGGTGGAGCTCCTGCGCTGGGTGGGTCTCGGCGAGCGCATGCACGTGTTGCCGCCGCTCCTGTCGGGCGGGGAGAAGCAACGCGCGGCGATCGCCCGGGCGCTGATCGCCCGGCCGGAACTGCTGCTCGCCGACGAGCCGACCGGCAACGTCGATCCCCAGCTCGGCCGGCGCCTGCTGCGCCTGTTCGTCGAGCTCAACCGCCTCGGCACCTCGGTGCTGATCGCCACCCACGATTTCGCCCTGATGGACCTCGTCGACGCGCGCCGGTTCGTGCTCGGCAACAACCGCCTGCGGATCGAGGGATGAGCCGCGGGGAGACGCATCATGTCTGATGGAGCCACCCTGGAGCGGGCGCCGCGGCGCGAGGCCCCGGCCTCCGACCTGCCGCCGACCCTACGCCGCAACGCCCCTCTCGTGCCGACCGATACCAGCGCCGGCCGGGCGCTGGCGGCGGTGATCGCGATCCTGACCTTCCTCGCCGCCCTCTGCGCCGGGGGCGCCGAGATCGTCGCCTCGAGCGCGGCGCAGTGGCAGGGCTCGGTGGCCCAGGAGGTGACGATCCAGATCCGTCCGGGCCCGGGCCGCGACACCGACGCCGATGTCGCCAAGGCCGCGGCGCTCGCCTCCAGCACCCCCGGCATCGCGGCGACGCGGCCCTTCACCAAGGCGGAATCCGAGCGCCTGCTCGAGCCCTGGCTCGGCAGCGGCCTCGATCTCGGCGACCTGCCGGTGCCGCGGCTCATCACCGTGCGGCTGGGCGCGAGCACGCCCGATCTCGGCGCCTTGCGCCAGCGCCTCGCCGAGGCCCTGCCCGGGGTGGCGAGCCTCGACGACCACGCGCTCTGGCTCTCGCGCCTCTCGACCATGGCCAACACCGTGGTGGGCGTCGGCGTGGCGGTCGTGGCGCTGGTGCTGCTCGCCACGGGGCTCGCCGTCACCTTCGCGACCCGCGGCGCCATGGCGGGCAACCGCGAGGTGGTGGAGGTGCTGCACTTCGTCGGCGCCGATGCCGATTTCATCGCCCGCGAGTTCCAGCGCCGCTTCTTCCGCCTCGGGTTGCGCGGCGGGGCGATCGGGGCGGTGGCGGCGCTCGCGGTGATCGGGGCCGGCGGCGCGCTCGCCCGGCTCTGGCGCGCGGGACCGGCCGGCGACGAGATCGAGGCCCTGTTCGGCGGCTTCGCCATCGGCTGGCGCGGCTATGCCAGCGTGGTCCTGATCGGGGTGATCGCCTCGATCGTCACGGCGGTCGTCTCGCGCCTCACCGTGCGGCGCTTCCTCGACTGAGCATCACTCCGCCGGCCGGGGGCGGCCGGCGCCGAAGTGGCTGCCGGTTCGGCGCAAAGAATGATGCCAAAGCCGATAGCCTCGACAGGGTTGCGTCTCGCAACCCTGCCGAGGCCAGCCCGGCGCCAGCCAGGGGCGGTAGCGTCGATCCTTGCCCGCTCTCCACAGGGCCGGCCCGGTTGAACGAATCGCCCTCCGGGGCGGTTGCCTCTCGGCCGCCGTAATCGGCACTATGCTCGGCACGGGTGAGATGACCTCGCGGATGCAGCGCGACATGACAACGCGAACCGGGGACGTGGTGGGCTGGTCCTGGTCGGGCGATCGGCCCGACGGCATGCCGCCTGCCAAGTTGCCGGCGCCCAAGTTGACGGCCCCCAAAACGCCCGACCCCGAATCGTCGTCCTGGAGCCTGCGCCGTCGCCTGGCCCTCGGGGTCGCGGGGCTGGGCCTCGTCGCCGGGATCGCCCTCGGCGCCGGCTTCCTCGCCTTCGTGGCCCATCTCGCCCGGTCGGAGCAACTGCCGCTCGGCCCCTCCGACGGCATCGTGGCGCTCACCGGCGGCGCCCAGCGCATCGAGGATGCGATGGATCTGCTCGCCGGCGGCTACGGCCGGCGCCTGCTCATCACCGGGGTCAACGAGCGCACCAGCCGCGACGAGATCGCCCGGCTCAATCCGGGCCAGCAGCACCTGATCGCCTGCTGCGTCGACCTCGACTACCGGGCGCGCAACACCATCGGCAACGCCATCGAGATCCGGCGCTGGATGCGCGAGAACGGCTTCCGGAGCGTCGCGGTGGTCACCTCGAACTACCACATGCCACGCACCCTGGTGGAACTCGACCACGCGCTGGCGGAAGGCCACCAAGTGGTGCCGCATCCGGTCGTCCCGGAGGGGATCGACCCGGACCAGTGGTGGCGCCACCCGGCCTCGGCGCGCCTGCTGGCCTCCGAATACGCGAAGTTCCTGGTCGCCTGGGTCCGCACCCGGTTCGAGACCGACCCCGAGCATTCGCGGGCGGCGGTGCTGGTCAGCCGTGGGCACCCGGTGAAGGTGGTGGCCGAGCCGCTGGTGCGGTGAGGGGTGATTTCGATTGGCCTGGCGCGCACTGCACGACCCAGGAGGCTGGGCGGGTGCTGCCCTGCGCCAAACCCTCCCCCCTCTGCGGGGGAGGGTGCCCGGCGGAGCCGGGCGGGAGAGGGGGCGACGCTTCCGGCAATGTCGCGACCGTGGTGACGGGCGCCCCCTGGATCAGCGTTG
This sequence is a window from Methylobacterium sp. SyP6R. Protein-coding genes within it:
- a CDS encoding response regulator, with translation MARILLVDDEEPIRGFLKRGLEMDGHMVVTAVDGSDGLDRLSETAFDLMLTDIRMPLMDGIALALAAKRDYPDLTILLMTGFADQRERARGLDAIVADVLTKPFTLADMRATVSRTLRSAGVVAAR
- the hpt gene encoding hypoxanthine phosphoribosyltransferase; the protein is MTPPLPRVRVLFDESAIAQRNEEIARAIASQPLENLLVVAVLKGSFMFAADLIRALHRAGLAPQVEFIHLSSYRAATVSSGQVAILRDVESEVRGRDVLLIDDILESGRTLVYAKDLLMARGARRVLTTVLLEKPGKRAVTMDADYVGFTCPDVFVVGYGMDVAHAFRQLPYVGLVDYGDGGPDLFDKD
- a CDS encoding zinc-ribbon domain-containing protein translates to MLIVCPACASEYTLDPEQIGPAGRTVRCAACREPWFVAAPPPEPGLELSPTGEAVFSAAETAPPRRAGPRTAKAKAAPARRRLAVAALAVAGCAAIGLSLMPAGRAAIVRALPQTARLYAGIGLPVNLRGLTFRDVAAYQVPDASGVGRLVVEGDVVSASKEAVPVPPLRVELRDEHGQVIFRWTAEAPRDRLEPEESARFRAELPNAPAKGRAVLVRFAAVDSGDSAVSLRAPMNPQANLKDR
- the ftsE gene encoding cell division ATP-binding protein FtsE — its product is MDARTDRGTGSSLLGGMDEPVVRFENVGMRYGVGPEILSDISFTIAPHSFQFLTGPSGAGKTTLLRLILLSVRPSRGLVSVFGEEVSGISSGALTSLRRRMGVVFQDFRLLDHLTTYENVALPLRVQGRAETSYRAEVVELLRWVGLGERMHVLPPLLSGGEKQRAAIARALIARPELLLADEPTGNVDPQLGRRLLRLFVELNRLGTSVLIATHDFALMDLVDARRFVLGNNRLRIEG
- a CDS encoding cell division protein FtsX: MSDGATLERAPRREAPASDLPPTLRRNAPLVPTDTSAGRALAAVIAILTFLAALCAGGAEIVASSAAQWQGSVAQEVTIQIRPGPGRDTDADVAKAAALASSTPGIAATRPFTKAESERLLEPWLGSGLDLGDLPVPRLITVRLGASTPDLGALRQRLAEALPGVASLDDHALWLSRLSTMANTVVGVGVAVVALVLLATGLAVTFATRGAMAGNREVVEVLHFVGADADFIAREFQRRFFRLGLRGGAIGAVAALAVIGAGGALARLWRAGPAGDEIEALFGGFAIGWRGYASVVLIGVIASIVTAVVSRLTVRRFLD
- a CDS encoding YdcF family protein — encoded protein: MTTRTGDVVGWSWSGDRPDGMPPAKLPAPKLTAPKTPDPESSSWSLRRRLALGVAGLGLVAGIALGAGFLAFVAHLARSEQLPLGPSDGIVALTGGAQRIEDAMDLLAGGYGRRLLITGVNERTSRDEIARLNPGQQHLIACCVDLDYRARNTIGNAIEIRRWMRENGFRSVAVVTSNYHMPRTLVELDHALAEGHQVVPHPVVPEGIDPDQWWRHPASARLLASEYAKFLVAWVRTRFETDPEHSRAAVLVSRGHPVKVVAEPLVR